The sequence TTATGGGATTATATcagaattattataaaaaagctCTTCACAAGTGCAACATGTGTATTCAAAAGTTAGATGTTTGAAGTTCATTATTTTTTACTAGCTGAAATCCCGCGCGACGTGCGGtgcattttgaaatattttgtaaaaaaaattcttttaaccCCTTGTGTTCATTAATACAATTATTGTTAGTCATGTTTAATTTACAGCGTTTTAATAGTAGAACTAAATTCAAACCAAACCCTAGTTCCTAACCATAATCAAATCCTATTAAAGctcaatattaaaattaaaaattctattgaGTGCAGTTAGTGCCAAATCTACGAAATTTAGATTTGGAAACATTCTTTATATTCGGTTGCCCCTTTAAAgctttcaaatatgaaattccTCAGTTTCTTATAGATGGAAAATATGAACGGAATTTACATTCTTTAATGTGTTATTGTGTCATTGTTTGAATGGTCCACTTTCTACAGAAGATTGCATAAAGTTCATCTCCTGCACATGTAAACTCAAACCTTTTAATTCACCTTCTTGCACAAAGTACATTTAGAAACACATAAACTAACATGAGGTCTACTACACTGATGCTTAACTACATCCATATAACACTCAAAATTGATTAAGAATGAAAACATTAATATCCAAATGTTTTATGGAATCAAAAGCATATCATTAATTAACAACAAAGAATGAACATTGACAAAGAGCAAGTTAaattcaaaagagaaagaagactaAATTTAAATGCACACAAAAGATGAAATTTGTGCTGTGTTGATATCTAGCAATAATATATAGTTAAACCAAAAATTCCCTATAGGGCCTTTGAGCACTGTAGCACCAATAGGTGGCTAATGCCTAGCTGTAGTTGAAATGAGATTTTAATCGTGGATAGTCATTATTCAGCCCCATATTGTTTCAGTTATGTGAATGAAAGTTGGAAAGTAAGAAAAGGACGTATACTAATAGTTATGATAAGATGCTCTAGATTTTAACCTTTGCATATGATGATTATTgtccccaaaaaataaaaataaacccaGTTGAttactgaaattaaaaataacatccCAAAGAAAATAacgggaaaaataaaattgacctCAAAGGGACATTCCAATTATGATGATATGTTTGTGGTATTTGCAAAGGTGTGGAGAGAGAGCAATTGGATACGATTGGATTCCTTGCCATTGCCCTTGTCATAGGATTTCATAAACCACTTCTTTTTATTTGCATGTAATAATTCCAACAAAACACCCAACACGTCAAAATTGCAAACTCTAATATAAGAttgataacaacaaaaattaatttagtttatATTAGTTAAAGCACAGTATTTGTGTTTCCTCTTACTTAGCCAAGAGCACAATCACTtttctagaataaaatttcaaaaggagaaaaggaataaaatttcaaacccttACGCACCATGTTTGAACTTTACAGATTCTAGAATGCAAAACTGTGATTTTGCCATAGGATTTACTCATATCAAGCACAATCTGTCCAACAATACATCAAGAATTTGAGTTATAAAAATGTGATTGCTGAAAAACGTGTAGCTAAAGATTttagaaagaagaaggaaaaaaaaaaaagagagagagaaacattaaaagaaaagaagagaagtgaTTGTAAAAGGAGACTCATGGCTAGAAGGAAGTGTACTAATTAATATATAACTTCGATAATTGCAAGAGGCGGGCAACTGAAGGGTTAGATGTAGAAGAGCTAAattaatggtatttttttttctttctttattaaacAATTAATGGTATACTTGAaagtttaaaagttattttagtcaattgagaattgagagagaggagTGATGAGGAGTAATAAGTAATAGAtgaggtgtaacttgaacaaaaaaaaaaaattggatggcTATCAAAGAAGgcgccacatggcagaacctcatgctttcccgcatgaggtctctacttttatatatatattgatatattgattgatttgaTCTTAttagtttaagttttttaaacttattaTAATGtataagagtattttggatcatTTAAGAAACAGACACCAAAAAAGTTGTGCTCTCTTTAACAATCGTATAGAAGGTTATAGATGGTGTAATGTGTAAATGAAAGTCTTGTAAATTAGACATATAAAGGTCATGAGAGAAACAGAGAGGTACCTCAGAGTGTTCTCGACGATGACAATAATGGATTGGCCCCCTGGCATCAATGAATTTTTGATAGCAAGTTGCACGAACTTTTTCCTGATAATGTGGCACTCTCAATGTCCCATTAGATCTGCCAGTTCCACTGGTTTCTCCCTcaacattatcatcatcatgGCTTTGCTTCTTTGTTCTAGATTGATGAGTAGTAAATTGATGGATGAGATCGGAATTATCAGAAAACATGGTTGTGCATTGGACTAATGTTTGCACCAACTCTCCCACATTTTGCTGGTACACAAGACCGTAACCACAGTTCTGCACCATCAAGTCTTGGCTATCACTACCAAATAAAGCAGTTAAGAGATTGCAACAATTCAACTTATCTGAAAATCGAGCATGAGGTACATGCATGATCCAAATGAATTTACGTTGCTTTAACCAAATAAATTTGTTGTGTTCAGACTCAGTGATGTAATGGTTATTTGACACCGTCCAGCTGCCCATGTCACTTCTCAAAGAACAAGAAAAGCCATGAGAAATTTCTGTAGCCAAAGTGTCAAGAATGAGAGTTGGATGCTTGTGCACTGTGAATGTAGCAAATAGAGCAATTCCTATCCAGTCAGAATTAGTATAAAGATTTGGAGGTAGCTGGATTCTCAATAAAGAACCACTTTGATGGCAAGACCACTCCGAAATTTCACATTTAGGAAAACAATCATTATAAATATAGCGTTGACTAGAGTAGCcctgtaaaatagaaaatatggaGCTTCAtgagagagtgaaagagagacagtgagagtgtgagtgtgagtgtgaaagagagagacTTGAAAGTAGCTTTGAAACCAATGCTCAAGGCCTCTATTGATACAATTACTGAGCTCATTCTCATCCAATACACTTAACTGGATAGAACTGAAGTTTGAATCGCTTGTAGCACCACCGATACCTGAGTCTATTCCAACTAAAGCACAAATTCTCCTTGTTCTCATCAAATATGCTGTTTATGCAGAAAGTTGAATTGAGGCAAGTTCTTAAATGGACAAATGACTATGGATATTATTTACCTGAGGACAAGCATGCCAAGAGGCAATTCTTTGAGTACTTGAAAGGTTTGTCAGTTCCTCCAACTTGTAGGAAACAATGTGTCTCATCCTGTATTTGTAATGCAGGGTTAAGCCGAGTCTGGGTCTAAGTGGCTTCATCAATGTGCAGAGAAGGAGCTTCAAGTTTATCTTAGTGTAAAGGGCTcatcaaaggattttttttaaaggttccACACAAAATTTGCTAGATTGCCCTTGTCTTCAGTTCACAACATGCCATGAAGTTTGAGATGCTTATAGCTCATAACCTTCTGCAGAATTCAGAACTGGGTCAACATATTAAATGatgattttcattttccaaC comes from Castanea sativa cultivar Marrone di Chiusa Pesio chromosome 3, ASM4071231v1 and encodes:
- the LOC142627859 gene encoding uncharacterized protein LOC142627859; its protein translation is MGSWTVSNNHYITESEHNKFIWLKQRKFIWIMHVPHARFSDKLNCCNLLTALFGSDSQDLMVQNCGYGLVYQQNVGELVQTLVQCTTMFSDNSDLIHQFTTHQSRTKKQSHDDDNVEGETSGTGRSNGTLRVPHYQEKVRATCYQKFIDARGPIHYCHRREHSEEFHLHYPYDHCFPPTKIPEFFSHYASGSSMTI